From a single Bacillus pseudomycoides DSM 12442 genomic region:
- a CDS encoding alpha/beta hydrolase, whose protein sequence is MINLNDLEPGIRTLVTQFIEAGRPSARQQSFHERRRGYLNTIDLAGEAVPVWNIVDQTIDGLPLRIYKSSNQLNLPILIYYHGGCFVSGDFETHDRQMRRLANLSKSLVIAVGYRLAPEHVYPAAHDDAVKATYIVREYASAWGGNPDNITLAGDSAGGHLTLVTCLRLKVEGKWLPQRQILIYPMLDANGSSNSYKKYGDDYVITRDMLLSGFEAYLSNLPPNHPEASPLYREDFTDLPETHILTAEFDPLVDEGEMLYRRLLEAGVKVQCRRYLGVNHGFFQLAGISPAGKKAIEDVASIVR, encoded by the coding sequence ATGATAAACTTAAATGATTTGGAACCTGGCATCCGGACCTTGGTCACTCAATTCATAGAGGCTGGTCGACCTTCAGCAAGACAGCAGAGCTTTCATGAACGTCGACGAGGATATTTGAATACAATTGATCTTGCCGGAGAAGCCGTGCCTGTATGGAATATTGTTGATCAAACAATTGACGGTTTACCGCTTCGTATATACAAATCGTCGAATCAACTCAATCTTCCTATTCTGATTTATTATCACGGTGGCTGTTTTGTCAGCGGCGATTTCGAAACTCATGATCGTCAAATGCGTCGGTTAGCTAACTTGAGCAAATCCCTCGTTATTGCCGTCGGTTACCGATTGGCACCGGAACACGTTTATCCAGCCGCACACGACGATGCGGTTAAAGCTACATATATTGTCCGTGAGTATGCTTCGGCTTGGGGTGGAAATCCAGACAACATTACTCTTGCAGGTGACAGTGCAGGCGGACATCTTACTCTAGTTACTTGCCTTCGACTTAAAGTGGAAGGCAAGTGGCTTCCGCAGCGACAAATTCTTATTTATCCAATGCTGGACGCGAACGGTTCAAGCAACAGTTATAAAAAATATGGAGACGATTATGTGATTACCCGAGATATGCTGCTTAGTGGTTTTGAGGCCTACTTATCTAATCTACCTCCCAATCATCCAGAAGCTAGTCCATTATATCGAGAAGATTTTACCGATCTTCCGGAAACTCACATTTTAACAGCAGAATTTGATCCTCTTGTCGATGAAGGTGAGATGTTGTATCGCCGTTTACTAGAAGCAGGCGTGAAAGTACAATGCCGTCGGTACCTCGGAGTAAACCACGGATTCTTTCAATTGGCTGGTATCAGTCCAGCTGGTAAGAAAGCGATTGAGGATGTTGCATCTATTGTCAGGTAG